Part of the Paenibacillus sp. YPG26 genome, ATCTGCTGCAGGAAAGCGGCATAGCTGGCCAGGAAGGTCGTCAACGTGTCACCATGGACAAGCACAATATCCGGCTTCGCCTGGGCGAGCACTTCCTCCAGGCCTTGCAGTACCCGAATGGTAACCTCGTTCAGCGTCTGGCGTTCTTTCATCACATTCAGGTCATAGTCCGGATTGATCTGGAATACCTCAAGTACCTGATCCAGCATCTCACGGTGCTGCGCCGTCACACAGACCACAGATTCTATCTTGTCCGGATGCTTCTGAAGCTCCAGAATAAGCGGAGCCATCTTAATAGCCTCCGGTCTCACCCCAAAAATCGTCATCACTTTAATCTTGTTGTTCAAAACTGTAACCCCTTTCTATTTGCCTGAGACCGCGCCGGACTTCAGCCAGCGCCGCTCTTCCTGAAGATAATCGCAAGTAGACTTCCATGTCCTGCGATCATCTCTCGATCATCGTCCTTGAGCAGGCCTGCAGCTGAGAGCTGCAGGACCACGGCTACTTGGTTCCGTACAAGCGGTCTCCGGCATCTCCCAGACCTGGAATGATGTATCCATGATCGTCGAGGCGTTCATCCATTGCGGCTACATAAATATCCACATCCGGGTGAGCATCCTGAACCGCCTTAACCCCCTCTGGAGCCGCGATCAGGTTCATCATCTTGATCTGGGTGCAGCCCCGCTTCTTAAGGGATTCTATAGCAGCAATTGCTGAACCTCCGGTTGCCAGCATAGGATCAATAACGATCAGTTCGCGTTCTTGAACATCTGTGGGAAGCTTCACGTAGTACTCAACCGGCTGCAAAGTCTCAGGGTCACGGAACAAGCCCACATGTCCTACCTTGGCGGCAGGAAGCAGCTTGAGAACGCCATCCAGCATCCCCAGGCCAGCGCGCAGAATCGGAATAAGGCCCAGCATACGGCCGGAGATCACCTTCGATTCGGTCTCTGCAACAGGAGTCTGTACAATTATAGATTCGAGCGGCACATCTCTTGTAATCTCATAAGCCATCAAAGTGGCGACTTCATCCACCAATTCACGAAAATCCTTCGTGTTCGTACGCATATCGCGGATAAAAGTAAGTTTGTGTTGAATTAACGGGTGATCACATATCACTAATTTTCCCATGGCTAGTCCCTCCGGTTATGTTGCTGCTGTGTTCTCCTTAAGAGGCCTGGCCCTGTATACATAAGCTTCTATACACTCCAGCTTG contains:
- the upp gene encoding uracil phosphoribosyltransferase, with product MGKLVICDHPLIQHKLTFIRDMRTNTKDFRELVDEVATLMAYEITRDVPLESIIVQTPVAETESKVISGRMLGLIPILRAGLGMLDGVLKLLPAAKVGHVGLFRDPETLQPVEYYVKLPTDVQERELIVIDPMLATGGSAIAAIESLKKRGCTQIKMMNLIAAPEGVKAVQDAHPDVDIYVAAMDERLDDHGYIIPGLGDAGDRLYGTK